CCTGTCGCAGGGAAGGATTGGATCGCGGAGGAATACGGCGCTCCGGTCCCGTGCGGCGAACTGGAAGCCCTTGCGATCCGGGCGGGGACCTACTCCCGTTTCAAGGCCGACCCCAGGATGCCCGAGGGGAAATGCGCCGAGTTGTACAAAATGTGGATCCGCAACTCCGTGAACCGGAACATTGCCGACTCCGTCCTGGTGATCCGCGGCTCGGGCATCATTGCCGGGATGGTTACTCTCGGAGAAAAACAGGGACGCGGCGATATCGGGCTGCTCGCGGTTGCGACCGGCATGCAGGGGAGAAATGTCGGGGTTTCCCTCGTCCGCGCCGCCCAGGTGTGGGCCCGCGGGAAGGGATACCGGCTCGCACAGGTCGTGACGCAGGGGGAAAACGTTCCGGCTTGCAGGCTATACGAAAAGTGCGGCTACCGGATCGACAGGATCGAAAACTTTTTCCATTTCTGGATCTGAACCGGCTCCGTATCCCGCGCGGGCGGCTCAAGCCCGCCCGATGCCGCGCAGGAATCTCTTCCCCTTGAATCGAATCCGTTTCCACCGCGACGATTTCTTCCCCAGGATCAACGGGTCACCTTCCGTATCGAGACCGTAACGCCTGACGAGCTTTTCCAGCCGAATATTGATATACCGCTGATCCGTCGAATCCTCGAAATCGACCCGGAATCCCATGTTTTCCATGTGTCGTTCGATCAAGGACCGGGTTGAATTGGTCGAATCAACGTCGATCCCGTGGTGGTGCTTCGGGGCCGTCCTGCCGGACTCGACCGTAACGTAAACCGCTTTTCGTATCGATTCGCCTGCGCTCACCAACACGTTGAAATCGTGGCCTTCGGTATCCACCTTGATTTCCTCGATGAATTCGAACCGGTCGGGGACGGCGGCGATGATCTCGCTCAACGGGATCGCCGGCACGTCCGCCACTCGGTACCCGCCGGAAGGGTGCGATTCGGAGGGGACGTGAAGCGAGGAGGTGCCGAACACCTTGTACTGCCTGTTCTCTCCGGCCAACTGGGCGTCGGTGAGGTAAAAAGGCAAACTGGCGTATCTACGGACATCGCTTATGGCGCACCTCACGAGTATGAACCTGGAACCGAGAGTGGCCACGTTCACGCCGTTGTGCCTTATGAGCTGCCCGTCGATGACCAGCCGCTTCACTTCAGGGAGCAGTTCGGACCCGTGAATCAGCTCGTCGTAACACCTCGGGTCCGCCTCGATGCCGATGGACCCGCGGTCTTTATGGAGATCGAGAAACCATGCGCTGTGGGAAGCGTGGGTCGAAAGACCCACATCGATCCTGACGATTTTCACCGAATCCGGGAATACGAACTTCCCGTCTTTCAGCGCGGTTTCCGGGTATACCAGATTCGAAAGATGCCCATCGCTCATTTCATGGCCTTCGTGAACCATTCGACGGTTTTTCCTATCCCGTATTCGAGGGGCGTAAGTTCGATGCCCGGCAAAAGATTCTTCAGCAGCGTCACGTCAAGGCATTTGGACTTCGCCCCAACGTAGCGGGATGCATCGTATCGTATCCTGGAAACGTCGTACCCGGCCTTGACGCATATGATCTCCGCGAACCGGCGGATGGTGAACTCCTCGCCTGCGCCTATGTTGATCAGCCGGTTCTCTTCCTGCCCGGTCAGCTTGATCATGATGTCCACGAAATCGTCGATGAACACCAGCTCCCTGCGCTGATGCCCGTCCCCCCACAGGACTACCGGTTCACCGTACAGCTTCCCCCTGAGGATTTTGCGTATCAGGTCGAAGATGAAGTGCATCTGCCGGCCGTCGGTATGATATCCAGGCCCGTATAGCGTCGACGGAACAAGGCAAAGGTATTTGAGACCGAACTGCCTGTTCAACGCGAGCAGACCCGCATAGAGCATCCGCTTCGTCATCGCGTAGGTGAACAGGCTTTCGATCGGGGTCCCGACAAGGTAGTTCTCCTCCTTCAATTCCATGTCGGGGGCGTAGGCGCAGCTTGTCCCCATGCAGATCAGCTTCGCCTGCGGCTGGGATTTCCACCACCACTCGATGACGTTGGTGTTGATCTGCTGGTTGATGACCCACTGCTCCCCGGGATGGTGTATGCAGAAGTCCCCGGCCTGCGTCCAGGCTGCGAGATGGAAAATGCGGTCGTAAGAAGGGTGATCGAGAGCCGGGAGGGAATCCCTGCGGATCAGGTCGCAGTTTTTGGAGTGAACCTTCGTCACCCGGTGCCCCCCGGCCTCCAGCCGGGAGCACAGGGCGGTTCCGAGGAAGCCGGTTGCGCCCGTGACCAGGATGTTCATCGATCAGGCCTCCGGGGGATCCACGGGGAAGAAGAATTCGACCCCCTTGTCGATGAGATGCCGGTTGTTCGCAAGGATCTCCTTCTTGAAATTCCAGGCGAGGACGTAATAGATGTCCGGGATCTCGCCCAATTCCCTTTCGATCACGATCGGGATATGCATCCCGGGGGAATAGAGACCCCGGCGCAGCTCGTTCTTCTCGACCAGGACATCGATGTATTGCGTGCCGACGCCGAAATAATTGAGAAGCGTGTTCCCCTTGACCGGCGCCCCCATGCCGAAGATCTTTTTCCCCAGCCGCCTGGCGTTTCCCAGGTAGGCCAGGTTCTCGTCCTTCATCCGCCGGATGCGCTCGGCGAACCGGGCGTAGGCTCCGTATTCGTTCGAACCGGATTCCGCCTCGGCTTTCCCAAGCGCAATCAGCCGGTCCGAAGGAGCGCGCTTCCCCTTGTGGGAAACGAACCCGATCATCGAGCCGCCGTGGATCGGCGCAAGATACGCGTCGAACATGGAGAGGCCGTGCCGGTTGAGGAGCACCTCGATCGTCCGGAGGTTATAGTAAAGCAGGTGCTCGTGGTAGATCTGGTCGAACGCCCCGTTTTCCACGATGCGTTTCATGTAGAGGAACTGCACGACGAACACGCCTTCGTCACGCAACGCCTTTCGGATGCCTTCGGTTACGGAATGAAGCTCCTCCAGGTGGAAAAACACACCGGCGGCGTTGATCACATCGAACGTCCTGCCGAGCCGGCCGGCGGTGTCCAGGTTGAAGAAAGCGTTCAGCGTGGGCACTCCCGAGTCGTTCGCGATTTTCGCCGTGGTCTTCGACGATTCGACGCCGAGCGCGTCATACCCCAGCGCCTGGAAATGCTTCAGCTGCGTCCCGTCGTTGGAACCGATGTCGAGGACCGACTTCGCCTTCTCATCCCTGAAGAACGTCGCATCGACCTGCTGCGCCACGGACCGGAAATGCTCGCTCAGGGACTTCGTCACGCCGGACAGGTAGGTGTGGTCCCCGAACATGATCTCCTTTTTAACCGTGTAGTCGAGCTGGGCTGTCGAGCAGCCGCGGCAATAGACGACGCGCAGCGGATAAAAGGGCTCTTTCCCCACTTCCTCCTTCGTGAGGAAGTGGTTGCACCACGGGTGGTTGCCGAGGTCGATCGCCGGTTCCAGTTCGGTGGAATCGCAGACGCGGCAGATCATGGAATAAAAAGTTCCTCCTTTTCGGCGGCCTCGTAGCTTTCCATGGTACCGATATCCCTGTGGTATACGTCGTTGTGAAAGGTATGTATCCGGCCTGCGTAACGGGGCAGCACCTCGGTGCTGAAATCGATCGTTTCCCTGCCGAGAGTTTCAAGAAAATCGAAAATCGAAGGTTCAAGAATATAGACGGCGCCGTTCGCCAGGTTTCCCGGCGGGTTCGGAACCTTTTCATGGAATCCCCGCACGACACCGCGCTCGTCCAATTCCACGATGCCGCAGGATTCCGGGGTGGGAGTGCGAAAGGTCATCATGGTCATTTCACATCCGGACGGCCGCATTTCGTGGCGTTCGATGAACGCGGATACGTCGAACCTGGAAAGGTTGTCTGCGTGCACCAGCATCATCGGCTCACGCCCGAAGAACGCCCGGTTGCGCAATAGAGTCCCCGCGGTACCAAGCAGTTCCTTTTCGTACACCGTTGAAACGATCTCCCGGAAGCCGCTCGTTTCGATGTAGCCCCGGACCTTCTCCGCCAGGTAATGGAGGTTGACGAGGATGGGGAAAACGCCGGCATCGTGCAGCATCGACAGCCAGTATTCCAGCAGGGGCTTTCCACGGATCGGGACGAGGCATTTCGGAACGGTGTCGGTCAGGGGCTTAAGGCGGGTTCCCATGCCCGCGGCAAGGAGCAATGCTTTCAAATCCGGATTTCCGCCATCAGTTCGTCCGTCGACAGGGGGATGTTCCCGAGGCGCCCGACCTGGCATGCCGCCGCCAGCGACCCGAGATACATGCTCCGCCAGATATCGGCGCCTACCGCCATGGCCATGGAAGCGCAGATCAGCAGGGAGTCCCCGGCTCCCGCCACGTCCTTGGGCGCCGAATTCAAGGCCGGCAGGCGATCGGTCAGGTGGGGGTTCACCTCGTTGATTTCCGCGTGAATGAGCGTTCCCTCGGACCCCAGCGTGATCACAACGTTCCTCGCGTGGGACTTCTCCTTCAATTTCTCCGCAAGAACCACCAGGCCCGAGTCGAAATCGCGGACCGCCAGCCTGGCCTCCCTCTCCGTCGGAGTGATCAGCGACATGTTCCGGAAACGGGAGATGTCGCCCGTCTGCGAAGAGGATTGGCTGTCCGCCGCCATCATGATGCCCCGCCGGGAGCATTCGTCGACGATCTCGTTCACCAGCGGCTGGGTCAGGCAGCCGTAATTGAAGTCGGCGAAGATGAGAAGGTCCGTATCGTCAAGGGCCGCCTTGATGTCCCGGAGCATCCGGTTCCTCAGGTCCCCGTTGATCGCATGCTGGCGGAGATGACTTACGCGAAGGAGAGTTTTCATTCCGGCCCTGTAGCGCTGCTTGAGGGACGTCGGCCGGCTCTCGTCCTCGTACAACCGGGGCTCGACGCCGTACAGGTCGATGAACCGCTTGGCGTGCGCGGCCGTATCGTCCCTGCCGACGACGGAAAAGAATCGAACCTTCGCTCCCAGCCCCCGCGCATGGGCGGCCACGATGCCGGCCCCTCCGATGAACTTTTCCTGCGAAACCGGGGTGACCACGATAGTCGGGTCCTCCTGCGACATCCCCAGCGGGTCGCAGGCGATATATTCGTCCACGATCGTGTCGCCGACCACGCAGACCCTTAGTTTGCCCATCCGGTCCAGGACCGCAGCCAGTTCCTTCGCATCGATGCCGTGCCGCGCAAGGAAGTCGAGCGGCTTCCGGATCGTGGAAAAATCCAGTTCCTTCCATTCCCGTTTCATCAGGTCTACGGAGGAAAAGCTGATGTCCCCCGAGCCGAAGAGGATCTTCCCTCCGTATTTTTCGACCGCCGCGGTTTCCGGATTGAAAAGCTCTTCATGCTCCTTGCCCTTGACCACGAACGCGGGCTTGAGTTCCCCGATGAATTCAGCGGGAACGTCGCGCAGGATGAACCCGTAATCCACCCAGCTTATCGACTGTATCCCCTCGAGGCGGAGGTTCTCGGGAAGATGAGCGCCGTCGTGCCTCGCGTCGCGCACCCCCACCACGAGGTAATCCCCGCATTCCCGCGCGAAACGCAGCAGCCGGAGGTGGCCGGGATGGATGATGTTGAAGTTTCCCGAAACGAACACGACCCGCTTCCCGCTTGTCGAGTCGCGAATAACGTTCAGGGCTTTAAGGGAATCGGCATGAAGGGTCATTGCGGTTTCTCGCGGGTAAAGTTGATCTTTCGTATTATCTTTTTGATTTTGTTGTCCATTTTATCCGCTTTTTGCTCCGCCGCCCAGACCGCATTCACCGCCGACTCGTACAACGTCTGTCGCCTGGCGCCTCCGCTTCCTTCGCTTTCGGCTCGGCGAGGATGAGTCAGGCCGTGCCTGTTTTCCAGTTTCGCAAGAAGGTCCATCGCCTTCGAGCACGAGTTTGGGTAATCCATGCAGTAGGGCTTGAGAAGGTCTTCGTCCCGGCTGTAATACAGGAAATGGTGCACCTGATACAGGAACGCGGTGTCTTCCGGGTGCTCGAGGTTATACCTTGCGATGTCGGGCGAAGACCAGCCCGCTTTCATGATCGCGGTATCGATCCCCGTAAAGGTCTGCTGCCCCCAGAACAGCGGCACCGGCGGCATCAGGTTTCGGGGCCGTATGCTTTCTATGAACAGGGTGAACCCGGAAATGCCGATCAACACGGCGTCCGCCCTGGCGCAATAATAGGAAGAAAGGATGTATTGGAGCGCGGCGTTGTATTCCTTCAACCGATGAAGCAATTCCCTCCGGTTGATATATCTAGTTAGGTACCTGACTCTCGGGTGGCGGTAATATTTCCAGCTCAACGGGTCCCCGGCCAGGACGATAATGGAATCCTCGTAAGCGTCGAGCAGATCGAACAGCAATCTTTCGTTCAGAGCCCCGTAATCCGCCAGGTGCCGGTCATGCGGATCGTCCGTCCGTTTGTGGATGACGACGACCGGTCTTCGTTCCGGGTTCATCTCCGCGCCGATTCCGGCAAGAAATTCCTCGCACCGATCGTTCAGTTCGAGATCGTCGATATAAATGCCGTGTTCGTAAACCGCCTTGCAGGTATAGGCCACCAGGTCAAGGTTGAAGGCATTCAAATCCCGGGAATAGCCCAGGTTCACCTCCGGCGGATTGTGCCCCCTGTAGCGGTAGTGGTTGGTGAACAGATCGTACCCTTTCGCGATCCGGTTTATTTCCCCCTCGTCCCCGGCGACCAGGAACTCGTCGATCCATTCGGGCCGCCGGAAATAATTCCCCTGCGGCTGGCAGTAAGGAAATATATAGGACAGGCTCACCGGTTCGTCGATGCGCACGCCGTCGATGGGATGATGGAACCCGGTTTTCAGCCTGTTGCAGACGTGCCAGAGATATTTGCCGGGAAAATAATGGGCGACGTTGTCGCCGGAGAACCTGTTCGCCGGGTGGTCGAAAATCGGGGCGACGAGAATTCTTTTCATCCTTTACGATGCCGCACCCCGTTCAGTTGCCGGAGCCGGACCTGGTTTTTATAATTTCGAGGTCGCCAAGGTTGAAGAATTCCTTCTCCATCCCGTCAGCGGATTTTCCGGTGATCTTCCGGTACGTCGCGAAACACTGGGATATCGTCTGCTCGATGGTCGAATACCTGTACGTACCGAGCCTGCCGATCGAATACACGTTTTCCGACAGGTCGGAAAGGTATTCCCTTGCCCTTTCGAGTTGCTCCTTGATCATGTATGGGTATAGCTTATTGCTTTTCGAAGGGAATTCCATGACCAGAAGGGTGTCTTCCGCTTCGTGGAAGGTAAGCTTCTTGTATTCCACTATCCTGGTGTACGGCTCGTCCTGCGTGTAGTGGCAGAACCGGATGTCGCCTGGGAACACCTGCCTGCAAGGAAGCACGAAGACGACAAAGTCCCTTCCCGCGTAAAGCAGCTCCCCGCGGCTGCCGCCGCAAAGCTCCTCGAGCGGGATGCTGCTTACGAGGACATCCCCTTTCAACGTGGTGCCGTCCGATATCTTTACCGTCCGGTTCTTCAAGTCGATGCCGGATACGTTTTCGTTGAACAGGACGGTGGCCGCGGCGCTCGTTTTTTCGAAATAGGTGTTGTAGCCGTCCTTCGCGACCGGGTACGCGATGATGGACCCCTTGTAACACTCCTTGCTGCCCGACTCGATCACCTTGTCTTTCGCGGACCAACTGAAGGTGTCCAGCTCCTTGTTGCTGTCGATGAGCCACATCTTCCTTGAATATCGGTTCACGAACATCTCGTAAAGGGTCGGTCCGACCTTGTTGATCCAGTATTCCTCGAAATCCTCCGGCTTTTTCCCGGGATCGGTCTCCGCCAGCTCCTTGCGGATCTTGTCGCTCCGCTTCATCTTCGGGATGTCGTCCTCGTGGATCGGGTAGGCATAGAACTGGCCGTCCTGCTCCACGTAACTCAGGAGGTAATGGGGGAACCGGCGCATCTTCACGAACGAATCCACCCAGCGAAAGATCTTCTCGCTGTATCCGTAGTACGGGCGGGGCCCCTTCGTATACGGGTGCCCGCCGTAGAAAAACGTCCGGCATCCGCCCCCGAGCACGCCTTCCTTCTCGAGGATCGTGCAATCCCATCCTTCCCGGCCCAGGAGATGCGCCATGGTGCATCCGGAAAATCCCCCGCCGAGAATCAAGGCTTTCTTCATCGATCCCCCCCGTGGCACTGACGGCAGAATGCGGGAGGCGGATTTTTTCCCTTCACGCGCTCCCGGAACCCTGTGTAATCTTCGAACCAGATCTTTTTGAAATCGCCGTATTCTCCGAAATCGACGACTTCCTGATTGGCGATGTAGCAGCATGGAATGATATGGCCGTCGGTGGTGACGTAAATCCTGCCGAAAGGGATCTGGCAGAAGGCGTTTCCCGGAAAGCCAGGATGGAACCAGAAAAACATCTTGATCCCCGCTTCCCTGGCAAGGCCTGCGATCCGCCGGATATCTTCTTCCGTATAGGAAAAATCGGCCGCCTCGGCGTTGGTTCCTTCCCTCCCGTAATTGTGCATGGCGAAGCTCAAGGCCATCTCCTTGAACCCCAGATCGGCGAAGAAACGGGGAAAATCGAAAAATTGATGCAGGTTCCCCTTCTGAAGGACCGCCCAGGCCCTGACCGTGGTTTTCCTGGCCTTGTTGTTGTAAGCGTTGATCAGCCGGCAGTTGGCCATGATCCTTTCAAGGTCGCCTCCGATCCGTATGGCTTCGTAGACCTCGGATGTGCAACCGTCGATCGAAATGTTCACGTCGTGGACCCTGCTGTCGACCAGCTTGCGGTAATTGTCCCCCACGTGAAGCAGCGAACCGTTCGTCGTCGTCCGCACCCAGAGCAATTTCTTCTTCGCGTAGTCGATCATCCTGAAGAAATCCTTGTTCAGCAAGGGCTCGCCGACGCCCTGGATCTTCACCTCCATCAACCCGTACTGCTCGTCCAGGATCCGCCGGAAGGCCTCGAACGTCATGTCCGGCCGTTTCGCGTTCATGGAGCCCGTGATGCACATGGAGCACCGGTAATTGCACCGCTGCGTCGGCTCGATATCCATGACCATGGGAAGATAATCCACGGAGGGGCTGAATTTGGCGGCCTTGTACTTCAGCAGGTTTATCGCCCTTCGGGGATGCAGGAGAAGCCCGGCCGCGTAATAGGCCTTGTAATAAAGCTGATTTGGCTTCGGAGTGTCGATGTTGACATTTCTTATGGCTTCCTTGAGCTTATCCATCATCCATCCCGGAGCTGCGATTTCACCGCTTACCACTGTTCATCTCGATCAGCACCCGCACGATCTTTCCGCTTTCAAGGTCGTCGATCGCCCGGTTTATTTCCTCGAGCGGATACCGGTCGCTGATCAATTTCTCCAACGGAAGTCTGCCATCGCGGTAAAGCCCCGCGAACAATGGAATGTCCGTGTCCGGCCGGGAGGAGCCCCCCCAACTGCCTTCGATCCTCCTGCCGCTTATCAGGTCGTGGGGATCGAGCCCGATTTTTTCCCCCGTCCGCGGGTGGGAGGCGAAAACGCACAACCCGCCGAACTTCCTCACCGAACGGAAGGCGTCCTCGATCGTCCGGCTCAGGCCCGCGGATTCCACGCTGTAGTCGACCCCGCGATTCCCCGTGATACCCAGGATTTCCGCGACAGGGTCCTTCCGTGCCGCATTAACGCCATGGGTCGCGCCCAATTCCCTTGCAAGCGCAATTTTCCCCTCGTCCACGTCCACCGCTATCACCGCAGAGCATTCGTAGATCATCGTGGCCATCAGGGCGCTGATGCCGATCCCGCCCAGCCCGAAAATGGCCATGGTGCTGCCTTTCTCCGGTCGGATCCGGTTCATGACGATGCCCGCGCCGGTCGGGACGGCGCACCCGAATAAAACGGCGACATCCAGTGGGACGTAATCCGGAATACTGACGCAGCGATTTTCCGAAACCACAGCATGATCGCTGAATGTCGTGACCCCGCCGGCGTTGATCACTTCATTTCCATATCTATATTTGGCGCCCGGCGCATCGATCCCTTCCCCCTTGATCCATCCCAGGACCACCCTGTCTT
Above is a window of Deltaproteobacteria bacterium DNA encoding:
- a CDS encoding NAD(P)-binding protein; its protein translation is MKKALILGGGFSGCTMAHLLGREGWDCTILEKEGVLGGGCRTFFYGGHPYTKGPRPYYGYSEKIFRWVDSFVKMRRFPHYLLSYVEQDGQFYAYPIHEDDIPKMKRSDKIRKELAETDPGKKPEDFEEYWINKVGPTLYEMFVNRYSRKMWLIDSNKELDTFSWSAKDKVIESGSKECYKGSIIAYPVAKDGYNTYFEKTSAAATVLFNENVSGIDLKNRTVKISDGTTLKGDVLVSSIPLEELCGGSRGELLYAGRDFVVFVLPCRQVFPGDIRFCHYTQDEPYTRIVEYKKLTFHEAEDTLLVMEFPSKSNKLYPYMIKEQLERAREYLSDLSENVYSIGRLGTYRYSTIEQTISQCFATYRKITGKSADGMEKEFFNLGDLEIIKTRSGSGN
- a CDS encoding adenylyltransferase/cytidyltransferase family protein, whose amino-acid sequence is MTLHADSLKALNVIRDSTSGKRVVFVSGNFNIIHPGHLRLLRFARECGDYLVVGVRDARHDGAHLPENLRLEGIQSISWVDYGFILRDVPAEFIGELKPAFVVKGKEHEELFNPETAAVEKYGGKILFGSGDISFSSVDLMKREWKELDFSTIRKPLDFLARHGIDAKELAAVLDRMGKLRVCVVGDTIVDEYIACDPLGMSQEDPTIVVTPVSQEKFIGGAGIVAAHARGLGAKVRFFSVVGRDDTAAHAKRFIDLYGVEPRLYEDESRPTSLKQRYRAGMKTLLRVSHLRQHAINGDLRNRMLRDIKAALDDTDLLIFADFNYGCLTQPLVNEIVDECSRRGIMMAADSQSSSQTGDISRFRNMSLITPTEREARLAVRDFDSGLVVLAEKLKEKSHARNVVITLGSEGTLIHAEINEVNPHLTDRLPALNSAPKDVAGAGDSLLICASMAMAVGADIWRSMYLGSLAAACQVGRLGNIPLSTDELMAEIRI
- a CDS encoding nucleotidyltransferase family protein; the encoded protein is MKALLLAAGMGTRLKPLTDTVPKCLVPIRGKPLLEYWLSMLHDAGVFPILVNLHYLAEKVRGYIETSGFREIVSTVYEKELLGTAGTLLRNRAFFGREPMMLVHADNLSRFDVSAFIERHEMRPSGCEMTMMTFRTPTPESCGIVELDERGVVRGFHEKVPNPPGNLANGAVYILEPSIFDFLETLGRETIDFSTEVLPRYAGRIHTFHNDVYHRDIGTMESYEAAEKEELFIP
- a CDS encoding zinc-binding dehydrogenase is translated as MKAAVLYRLNAPLRILDDIPIPALNRGQVLVRIAYSGVCRSQLMEVRGGRGEDPYLPHMLGHEGAGTVMETGDGVTKVAPEDRVVLGWIKGEGIDAPGAKYRYGNEVINAGGVTTFSDHAVVSENRCVSIPDYVPLDVAVLFGCAVPTGAGIVMNRIRPEKGSTMAIFGLGGIGISALMATMIYECSAVIAVDVDEGKIALARELGATHGVNAARKDPVAEILGITGNRGVDYSVESAGLSRTIEDAFRSVRKFGGLCVFASHPRTGEKIGLDPHDLISGRRIEGSWGGSSRPDTDIPLFAGLYRDGRLPLEKLISDRYPLEEINRAIDDLESGKIVRVLIEMNSGKR
- a CDS encoding radical SAM protein, whose translation is MMDKLKEAIRNVNIDTPKPNQLYYKAYYAAGLLLHPRRAINLLKYKAAKFSPSVDYLPMVMDIEPTQRCNYRCSMCITGSMNAKRPDMTFEAFRRILDEQYGLMEVKIQGVGEPLLNKDFFRMIDYAKKKLLWVRTTTNGSLLHVGDNYRKLVDSRVHDVNISIDGCTSEVYEAIRIGGDLERIMANCRLINAYNNKARKTTVRAWAVLQKGNLHQFFDFPRFFADLGFKEMALSFAMHNYGREGTNAEAADFSYTEEDIRRIAGLAREAGIKMFFWFHPGFPGNAFCQIPFGRIYVTTDGHIIPCCYIANQEVVDFGEYGDFKKIWFEDYTGFRERVKGKNPPPAFCRQCHGGDR
- a CDS encoding class I SAM-dependent methyltransferase, which produces MICRVCDSTELEPAIDLGNHPWCNHFLTKEEVGKEPFYPLRVVYCRGCSTAQLDYTVKKEIMFGDHTYLSGVTKSLSEHFRSVAQQVDATFFRDEKAKSVLDIGSNDGTQLKHFQALGYDALGVESSKTTAKIANDSGVPTLNAFFNLDTAGRLGRTFDVINAAGVFFHLEELHSVTEGIRKALRDEGVFVVQFLYMKRIVENGAFDQIYHEHLLYYNLRTIEVLLNRHGLSMFDAYLAPIHGGSMIGFVSHKGKRAPSDRLIALGKAEAESGSNEYGAYARFAERIRRMKDENLAYLGNARRLGKKIFGMGAPVKGNTLLNYFGVGTQYIDVLVEKNELRRGLYSPGMHIPIVIERELGEIPDIYYVLAWNFKKEILANNRHLIDKGVEFFFPVDPPEA
- a CDS encoding FkbM family methyltransferase, translated to MSDGHLSNLVYPETALKDGKFVFPDSVKIVRIDVGLSTHASHSAWFLDLHKDRGSIGIEADPRCYDELIHGSELLPEVKRLVIDGQLIRHNGVNVATLGSRFILVRCAISDVRRYASLPFYLTDAQLAGENRQYKVFGTSSLHVPSESHPSGGYRVADVPAIPLSEIIAAVPDRFEFIEEIKVDTEGHDFNVLVSAGESIRKAVYVTVESGRTAPKHHHGIDVDSTNSTRSLIERHMENMGFRVDFEDSTDQRYINIRLEKLVRRYGLDTEGDPLILGKKSSRWKRIRFKGKRFLRGIGRA
- a CDS encoding NAD-dependent epimerase/dehydratase family protein, which codes for MNILVTGATGFLGTALCSRLEAGGHRVTKVHSKNCDLIRRDSLPALDHPSYDRIFHLAAWTQAGDFCIHHPGEQWVINQQINTNVIEWWWKSQPQAKLICMGTSCAYAPDMELKEENYLVGTPIESLFTYAMTKRMLYAGLLALNRQFGLKYLCLVPSTLYGPGYHTDGRQMHFIFDLIRKILRGKLYGEPVVLWGDGHQRRELVFIDDFVDIMIKLTGQEENRLINIGAGEEFTIRRFAEIICVKAGYDVSRIRYDASRYVGAKSKCLDVTLLKNLLPGIELTPLEYGIGKTVEWFTKAMK
- a CDS encoding GNAT family N-acetyltransferase, with the translated sequence PVAGKDWIAEEYGAPVPCGELEALAIRAGTYSRFKADPRMPEGKCAELYKMWIRNSVNRNIADSVLVIRGSGIIAGMVTLGEKQGRGDIGLLAVATGMQGRNVGVSLVRAAQVWARGKGYRLAQVVTQGENVPACRLYEKCGYRIDRIENFFHFWI